Proteins found in one Seonamhaeicola sp. S2-3 genomic segment:
- a CDS encoding IS3 family transposase (programmed frameshift) produces the protein MKNKEHKRFKRTQRDYNLGFKLALVSEVEKGNYTYKQIQKAYGIQGRSTVLVWLRKYGTLDWSKPNFNNLPKEKETPAQRIKRLERELEDERLKNLLLNTMIDVSDKQFGTSIRKKLLSQPIQIIKQDKQVAIAHSCRLLGISRQAVYQAQKRKEARIKELSKIKSLVLVIRRDMPRLGTRKLYYLLKPEFDKHQIKIGRDALFAYLKTEHLLITPKKNYTKTTNSKHWLKKHPNLLKDIQPNRPEHVFVSDITYIKSREKTHYLSLVTDAYSRKIVGYQLSDDMSAKNVVKAFNMAIKKRDTNNEIIHHSDRGLQYCAFVYQKALRENNVIPSMTDGYDCYQNALAERINGILKQEFLIYKCNNGRELERLIKESIETYNNKRPHLSLNMKTPNFIHNKKPEKLNSQV, from the exons ATGAAAAATAAAGAACACAAGCGATTTAAGCGCACACAACGAGATTACAATTTAGGCTTTAAATTAGCCTTGGTGTCCGAAGTAGAAAAAGGCAACTACACATACAAACAGATTCAAAAAGCTTATGGTATCCAAGGAAGGAGTACCGTTTTGGTATGGTTAAGAAAATATGGTACTTTAGATTGGAGTAAACCAAACTTTAATAATTTGCCTAAAGAAAAAGAAACACCAGCCCAAAGGATAAAGCGTTTAGAACGAGAACTAGAAGATGAGCGATTAAAGAACTTATTGCTCAATACAATGATAGATGTATCAGACAAACAATTTGGTACTTCTATTAGAAAAAAGCTTTTATCCCAAC CAATCCAAATCATCAAACAAGACAAGCAAGTAGCCATTGCGCACTCATGTAGATTGTTAGGGATAAGTAGACAAGCTGTTTATCAAGCTCAAAAACGTAAAGAAGCACGTATCAAAGAACTCTCAAAGATAAAATCCTTAGTACTTGTTATTCGTAGAGATATGCCAAGACTGGGTACACGTAAACTCTACTACTTGCTAAAGCCAGAGTTTGATAAACATCAAATAAAAATAGGGAGAGATGCCTTATTTGCTTATTTAAAAACAGAACATTTATTAATAACACCAAAGAAAAACTATACCAAAACCACAAACTCAAAACATTGGCTTAAAAAGCACCCTAACCTACTAAAAGACATCCAACCTAATAGGCCAGAACATGTGTTTGTAAGTGATATTACCTACATAAAAAGCAGAGAAAAAACACATTATTTATCTTTGGTAACAGATGCTTATAGTAGAAAAATAGTTGGATATCAATTAAGTGATGATATGAGTGCAAAAAATGTAGTCAAAGCTTTTAATATGGCCATAAAGAAAAGAGATACAAATAATGAAATTATCCATCATTCTGATCGTGGACTACAGTATTGTGCTTTTGTCTATCAAAAGGCTTTAAGGGAAAACAACGTAATACCATCAATGACAGATGGTTATGATTGCTACCAAAACGCATTAGCAGAGCGCATTAATGGAATTTTAAAACAAGAGTTCTTAATTTATAAGTGCAATAATGGAAGAGAGCTTGAACGGTTAATCAAAGAATCTATAGAAACTTATAACAATAAAAGACCGCATTTGAGCCTTAACATGAAAACACCTAACTTTATACACAACAAAAAACCTGAGAAGTTAAATTCTCAGGTTTAA
- a CDS encoding pyridoxal phosphate-dependent aminotransferase, protein MSLLSDRILNMSTSATLAMAAKARELRGEGKDIIGLSLGEPDFNIPDFIKDAAIKAINDNYNSYTPVDGYADLKEAIITKFKRDNNLTYKPSQIVVSTGAKQALFNVAGVMLNDGDEVILPCPYWVSYSDIVKLFGGVPVEVKTSIETDFKMTAEQLEAAITPKTKMMWFSSPCNPSGSVYSKEELQALVDVLAKHPDIYVVSDEIYEHINYGKGHTSIAEFEEMYDRTITVNGVSKAFAMTGWRIGYIGAPEKIARACNKLQGQATSGANCIAQRAVITACNESPERVQYMVNEFKERRDLILDLLNDIEGFKSNTPDGAFYVFPDVTYFFGKTLRGKKINNATDFSLYLLEEALVATVTGEAFGNPDCIRISYAASTEQITEAIKRIKEAVS, encoded by the coding sequence ATGAGCTTACTATCTGACAGAATTTTAAACATGTCAACATCTGCAACTTTAGCCATGGCTGCTAAAGCTAGAGAACTTAGAGGAGAAGGAAAAGATATTATTGGTTTAAGTCTTGGAGAACCAGACTTTAATATACCAGATTTCATTAAAGATGCTGCTATAAAGGCTATTAATGATAATTACAACTCATATACACCTGTTGATGGTTACGCAGATTTAAAAGAAGCTATCATTACTAAATTTAAACGCGATAATAACCTAACGTACAAACCATCTCAAATTGTAGTATCTACTGGTGCTAAACAAGCTTTATTTAACGTAGCTGGTGTTATGCTTAATGATGGTGACGAGGTTATTTTACCATGTCCGTATTGGGTAAGCTATTCAGATATTGTTAAATTATTTGGGGGTGTTCCTGTAGAAGTTAAAACGTCTATTGAAACAGACTTTAAAATGACTGCTGAACAATTAGAAGCTGCTATTACACCAAAAACAAAAATGATGTGGTTTAGTTCTCCTTGTAACCCAAGTGGTTCTGTTTATAGCAAAGAAGAATTACAAGCTTTGGTTGATGTTTTGGCAAAACACCCAGATATTTACGTGGTTTCTGATGAGATTTATGAACACATTAACTACGGAAAAGGACACACAAGTATTGCTGAATTTGAAGAAATGTATGACCGAACCATTACTGTAAATGGTGTTTCTAAAGCATTTGCCATGACCGGATGGCGTATTGGTTATATTGGTGCGCCAGAAAAAATAGCGCGTGCATGTAATAAGTTACAAGGGCAAGCTACTAGTGGTGCTAACTGTATTGCCCAACGTGCAGTAATTACGGCTTGTAACGAATCGCCTGAACGTGTGCAATATATGGTGAATGAATTTAAAGAACGTAGAGATTTAATTTTAGATTTATTAAATGATATTGAAGGATTTAAGTCTAATACTCCAGATGGTGCCTTTTACGTATTTCCTGATGTAACTTATTTCTTTGGTAAAACCTTACGTGGTAAAAAAATAAATAACGCAACAGATTTTTCTTTATACTTATTAGAAGAAGCTCTTGTAGCAACCGTAACTGGTGAAGCCTTTGGTAATCCTGATTGTATTAGAATTTCTTATGCGGCTTCTACCGAACAAATTACTGAAGCTATTAAACGTATTAAGGAAGCTGTAAGCTAA
- a CDS encoding RNA methyltransferase, producing MLSKNQIKLITSLKQKKYRQQHGLFVVEGVKTINELLQSNLKLHALYTTETFNIDAKNEILITEIELKKISFLKSPNKALAVFKIPKPKPIDESQLIVALDDVRDPGNLGTIIRLCDWFGVKDLVCSNETVDCFNPKVIQATMGSITRVNLNYVNLIDFLNESKLTSFGTFMDGDNVYNTQLPDSGILIMGNEANGISEAIKSVVEKKISIPKFGDIQETESLNVATATAVLLSEFKRRT from the coding sequence ATGCTATCTAAAAATCAGATAAAATTAATAACGAGCTTAAAGCAAAAAAAATACAGACAGCAGCATGGTTTATTTGTTGTTGAAGGGGTGAAAACAATAAATGAACTACTGCAATCTAATTTAAAACTTCATGCTTTATATACGACAGAAACATTCAATATTGATGCCAAAAATGAAATTTTAATAACAGAAATAGAATTAAAAAAAATTAGTTTTTTAAAAAGCCCCAATAAAGCATTGGCAGTTTTTAAAATTCCTAAACCAAAACCCATAGATGAAAGCCAGTTAATTGTTGCTCTAGATGATGTTAGAGACCCTGGTAATTTGGGGACAATTATTAGATTGTGTGATTGGTTTGGTGTTAAAGATTTAGTTTGTAGTAATGAAACGGTAGATTGTTTTAACCCAAAGGTAATACAAGCCACTATGGGGTCTATTACTAGAGTGAACTTAAATTACGTTAATTTGATTGATTTTTTAAATGAATCTAAACTAACTTCATTTGGGACTTTTATGGATGGAGATAATGTTTATAACACGCAACTGCCAGATAGTGGTATTTTAATAATGGGTAATGAGGCAAATGGAATATCTGAAGCTATTAAAAGTGTTGTAGAAAAGAAAATTTCTATACCTAAATTTGGAGACATTCAAGAAACAGAAAGCCTAAATGTGGCTACTGCTACAGCTGTTTTATTGAGTGAGTTTAAAAGAAGAACTTAG
- a CDS encoding TrkH family potassium uptake protein, translated as MKLNYKIIFHFLGLLMLFNGGFMLLSSLISLIYKDGVTLQIFLAGILTLLIGAISMLFTKNHKKEINKREGYIVVTFGWIVMSLTGTLPYIFTQSIHEFSSAFFETMSGYTTTGASILNDIEAVPEGVLFWRSMTHWIGGMGIIVLAIAILPLLGIGGMELFAAEAPGPSGDKLHPRITDTAKRLWLIYFGYTAAETILLKVAGMSFFDAINHALCTLSTGGFSTKNASVAYWNDQPVIQYIIIVFMFLAGTNFVLSYFAFKGKVQKIIQDEEFKLYFKFIAVFTIIAAVIIYFRADLSTSSIEHPMVLGEGESAFRHALFQVLAIITTTGFVTADYTLWTPFLVVFFFGIMFLGGSAGSTSGGVKVVRHLILIKNGFLEFKRTLHPNAIVPVRYNKKAINRFIVFNILAFFILYMLFFITGSLVFSMFGIDFESSVGLSASTLGNVGPALGDFGPVNNYAALPDLAKWWASFLMLIGRLELFTVLILFTPFFWRNR; from the coding sequence ATGAAACTTAACTACAAAATCATTTTTCATTTTTTAGGTCTGTTAATGCTGTTCAATGGAGGTTTTATGCTATTGTCTTCATTAATAAGCTTAATTTATAAAGATGGTGTTACGCTACAAATATTTTTGGCAGGTATTTTAACATTGCTAATAGGGGCTATTAGTATGTTGTTTACTAAAAACCACAAAAAAGAGATAAATAAAAGAGAGGGCTATATAGTAGTAACTTTCGGGTGGATTGTTATGTCTTTAACAGGTACTTTACCCTATATTTTTACACAAAGTATTCATGAGTTTTCTAGTGCTTTTTTTGAAACCATGTCTGGTTACACCACAACAGGAGCTTCTATTTTAAATGATATTGAAGCAGTTCCTGAGGGCGTATTGTTTTGGAGAAGCATGACCCATTGGATTGGTGGTATGGGAATTATTGTTTTAGCCATAGCTATTTTACCATTATTAGGCATTGGCGGCATGGAACTCTTTGCAGCCGAAGCACCTGGACCCAGTGGCGATAAATTGCATCCTAGAATTACCGATACCGCAAAACGTTTATGGCTCATTTATTTTGGGTATACCGCTGCCGAAACTATTCTGTTAAAAGTAGCTGGTATGTCATTTTTTGATGCTATTAATCACGCCCTATGTACACTTTCAACAGGAGGGTTCTCTACTAAAAACGCTAGTGTAGCTTATTGGAATGATCAACCAGTTATTCAGTACATTATTATAGTGTTTATGTTTTTAGCAGGTACCAATTTTGTATTAAGCTATTTTGCGTTTAAAGGTAAAGTGCAAAAAATAATTCAGGACGAAGAGTTTAAACTCTATTTTAAGTTTATTGCTGTTTTTACCATTATAGCAGCTGTTATTATCTATTTTAGAGCAGATTTAAGCACCTCTTCAATAGAGCATCCTATGGTTTTAGGAGAAGGCGAAAGTGCTTTTAGGCACGCACTCTTTCAGGTATTAGCCATTATTACAACAACTGGTTTTGTTACCGCAGATTATACCCTTTGGACTCCCTTTTTAGTAGTCTTCTTTTTCGGAATTATGTTTTTAGGCGGGTCTGCAGGAAGTACTTCTGGAGGGGTAAAAGTAGTACGTCATTTAATTCTTATAAAAAATGGTTTTTTAGAATTTAAACGCACCTTACATCCCAATGCCATAGTACCGGTTAGGTATAATAAAAAGGCTATAAACAGGTTTATTGTATTTAATATTCTGGCATTTTTCATTCTATATATGCTATTTTTTATCACAGGTAGTTTGGTGTTTTCAATGTTTGGTATAGACTTTGAATCCTCGGTAGGTTTATCTGCTTCAACTTTGGGTAATGTAGGACCTGCTTTAGGAGATTTTGGTCCAGTAAATAATTATGCGGCACTACCAGATTTAGCAAAATGGTGGGCTTCCTTTTTAATGCTTATTGGACGTTTAGAACTCTTTACCGTACTCATTTTATTTACGCCATTCTTTTGGAGAAATCGTTAA
- the rsmG gene encoding 16S rRNA (guanine(527)-N(7))-methyltransferase RsmG, which produces MELILKYFPNLTDDQILKFEKLEDLYQDWNLKINVVSRKDIDELYMRHVLHSLAISKLITFKPGTKIMDVGTGGGFPGIPLAIMFPECSFHLVDSIAKKLKVVNEVVDGLGLTNVKTTHSRVEAINDTYDFIVSRAVAAMPTFVHWVKGKIAKKQSNDLKNGILYLKGGDLSEELKNYTTATIYDLSDFYSEDFFETKKLVHLPQKFKI; this is translated from the coding sequence ATGGAACTCATATTAAAATATTTTCCAAATCTTACAGATGACCAAATTTTAAAATTTGAAAAGTTAGAAGACCTTTATCAAGATTGGAACTTAAAAATAAACGTGGTGTCTAGAAAAGATATTGATGAACTTTATATGCGTCATGTATTACATTCTTTAGCCATCTCAAAGCTAATAACTTTTAAACCAGGTACTAAAATAATGGATGTAGGTACTGGTGGAGGTTTTCCTGGAATTCCTTTGGCTATTATGTTTCCTGAGTGTTCATTTCATTTGGTTGATAGTATTGCAAAAAAATTGAAAGTTGTTAATGAGGTTGTAGATGGTTTGGGGTTAACCAATGTGAAAACAACTCATAGTAGAGTAGAGGCTATTAATGATACTTATGATTTTATTGTAAGTAGGGCTGTAGCTGCAATGCCAACTTTTGTACATTGGGTAAAGGGTAAAATTGCCAAAAAGCAAAGCAATGATTTAAAAAATGGTATTCTGTATTTAAAAGGCGGTGATTTAAGTGAGGAGTTAAAAAATTATACAACGGCAACTATTTATGATTTATCAGATTTTTACTCAGAAGATTTCTTTGAAACCAAAAAGTTAGTGCATCTTCCGCAAAAATTTAAAATCTAA
- a CDS encoding tetratricopeptide repeat protein, producing the protein MKKQLLIILITLLPVLSFGQANKFYRKALRTSDLNEKIKLLDQAISEDPNHLDAYFLRALTKNDLGDFSGAIVDYSKIILKKPDADSYFNRGNSRYSLKDLVGAKNDYAKAYELNPNFIDALYSLACVKYDLEDFKGAIQDFDKILKANPNFLNAYLLRASSYKALENHKKALADYTLAIMISPDANTYYNRGVFFMDINYYDRANEDLTKSLRYNNNNTFAHFYRGASFLLLGKFQKAINDFSNALKLDPLDFDAHLGLALTYYKMGDLANSKVHFIKANGILNPENKIAFPYLYENTYWYQSHYYYFINNIKELEKLLQN; encoded by the coding sequence ATGAAAAAACAATTACTTATCATATTAATAACGCTACTCCCAGTCCTTTCTTTTGGTCAAGCTAACAAATTTTATAGAAAAGCTCTTAGAACCTCAGACTTAAACGAAAAGATAAAATTGCTTGATCAAGCTATAAGTGAAGACCCTAACCATTTAGATGCTTATTTTCTAAGAGCACTAACAAAAAATGATTTAGGTGATTTTAGTGGTGCAATTGTAGATTATTCTAAAATAATTTTAAAAAAACCCGATGCCGACAGTTACTTTAATAGAGGGAATTCTAGATATAGTTTAAAAGATTTAGTTGGTGCTAAAAATGATTATGCAAAAGCGTATGAACTAAACCCTAACTTTATTGATGCTCTTTACAGTTTAGCTTGCGTAAAATACGACTTAGAAGATTTTAAAGGAGCTATTCAAGATTTTGATAAAATATTAAAAGCTAACCCCAATTTTTTAAATGCGTATTTACTTAGAGCTTCATCATACAAAGCACTTGAAAACCACAAAAAAGCACTTGCCGATTATACTTTAGCCATCATGATTAGTCCAGATGCCAACACCTACTATAATCGCGGAGTATTTTTTATGGACATAAATTATTATGATAGAGCTAATGAAGACTTAACAAAATCTTTACGCTATAATAACAACAACACCTTTGCTCATTTTTACAGAGGCGCTTCCTTTTTACTTTTAGGAAAATTTCAAAAGGCTATTAATGATTTTTCTAATGCTTTAAAATTAGACCCATTAGATTTTGATGCACATTTAGGATTAGCTTTAACCTATTATAAAATGGGAGATTTAGCCAATTCTAAAGTTCATTTTATAAAAGCTAATGGAATTTTAAACCCAGAAAACAAAATAGCTTTTCCATATTTATATGAAAACACCTACTGGTATCAAAGCCATTATTATTACTTTATAAACAATATTAAAGAACTAGAAAAATTGTTACAAAATTAG
- the ubiE gene encoding bifunctional demethylmenaquinone methyltransferase/2-methoxy-6-polyprenyl-1,4-benzoquinol methylase UbiE: protein MSKIKPYKNSNLGKKEQVTKMFDNISGDYDGLNRVISFGIDIKWRKKVVNLIKATNPESILDIATGTGDLAINLAETNASKIVGLDISSGMLEIGKEKVNKKGLANKIEMVLGDSENMPFEDNTFDAITVAFGVRNFENLENGLKEILRVLKPNGTFVILETSVPTKTPYKQGYNLYSKNILPLIGKIFSKDRNAYKYLSESASVFPYGEALNNILRNIGFINVEDFPQTFGVATIYKSSKQ from the coding sequence TTGTCAAAAATAAAACCCTACAAAAACAGCAATTTAGGCAAGAAAGAACAAGTAACTAAAATGTTTGATAACATTTCTGGTGATTACGATGGTTTAAACCGTGTAATTTCTTTTGGAATAGACATTAAATGGCGCAAAAAAGTTGTTAATCTTATTAAAGCAACAAACCCAGAGTCTATACTTGATATTGCTACTGGTACTGGTGATTTAGCTATTAATTTAGCCGAAACTAATGCTTCTAAGATTGTTGGATTAGACATTAGTAGTGGCATGCTAGAAATTGGTAAAGAAAAAGTTAATAAAAAAGGGCTTGCTAACAAAATAGAAATGGTTTTGGGAGATAGCGAAAATATGCCTTTTGAAGACAATACGTTTGATGCTATAACCGTAGCTTTTGGCGTTAGAAATTTTGAAAATCTAGAAAACGGTTTAAAAGAAATTCTGCGAGTATTAAAACCAAACGGTACTTTTGTTATTTTAGAAACTTCGGTTCCTACAAAAACACCTTATAAACAAGGTTATAACTTATATTCCAAAAATATTTTACCGCTAATAGGAAAAATATTTTCTAAAGACCGAAATGCTTATAAATATTTAAGTGAATCTGCCTCTGTTTTTCCTTATGGTGAAGCTTTAAACAATATTTTACGTAATATTGGGTTTATAAATGTTGAAGATTTTCCGCAAACCTTTGGTGTTGCAACAATTTATAAATCGTCTAAGCAATAA
- the trkA gene encoding Trk system potassium transporter TrkA yields MKIIIAGAGEVGFHLAKLLSYESQEITLIDTNKKSLAYADAHLDIRVVKGDATSIAILKEARIDNADLFIAVTSSETTNITACVLAKQLGAGKTIARIANTEFIHLKDEVGFTKFGIDELISPEALAAAEIELSLKQSSFNENYEFEKGALTMAGLTLSRTASFVGKTVKEAAEIFPEIHFVPIAIQRFGTQYTIIPRGDTEFKRGDNVVFITSEGGADELCRLTGKHNREIKNVMILGGTKIAFKTARDLSEKGINVKLFEGNRDRAFDVAEELTKVLVINSDGRNVDMLDEENISDMDAFIAVGPNSETNIMSCLVAKSKEVKKTIALVENMDYFDLSHSIGIDTLINKKLLAANNIFRYIRRGEVVAMTKLSNLNAELLEFEVKKTSAVCNKAIKSIDFPRTAIIGGVIRNGVGMIALGSFVIQEGDRVVVCCLLKSIKRVEKLFL; encoded by the coding sequence ATGAAAATAATAATTGCTGGAGCTGGTGAAGTTGGATTTCATTTGGCAAAATTGTTGTCATACGAATCTCAAGAAATTACTTTAATTGATACCAATAAAAAAAGTTTAGCATACGCTGATGCTCATTTAGATATTAGAGTAGTAAAAGGAGACGCAACTTCTATAGCTATTTTAAAAGAAGCACGTATTGATAATGCCGATTTATTTATTGCAGTAACCTCTAGTGAAACAACAAACATTACAGCTTGTGTTTTAGCTAAACAGCTTGGGGCAGGAAAAACCATTGCTAGAATTGCTAATACAGAGTTTATTCATCTTAAAGATGAAGTTGGTTTTACTAAATTTGGAATAGATGAGCTTATTTCTCCAGAAGCTTTAGCTGCGGCAGAAATTGAACTGTCATTAAAGCAATCTTCTTTTAATGAGAATTACGAGTTCGAAAAAGGGGCTCTAACTATGGCAGGTTTAACGCTTTCTAGAACAGCATCTTTTGTTGGGAAAACAGTAAAAGAAGCTGCTGAAATTTTTCCAGAAATTCACTTTGTACCTATAGCCATTCAACGTTTTGGTACACAATATACTATAATACCTAGAGGCGATACAGAGTTTAAACGTGGTGATAACGTAGTTTTTATTACTTCTGAAGGTGGTGCCGATGAACTTTGTAGGCTCACAGGAAAACACAATAGGGAAATTAAGAATGTTATGATTCTTGGCGGTACCAAAATAGCATTTAAAACAGCAAGAGATTTAAGCGAAAAAGGTATTAATGTAAAACTTTTTGAAGGTAATAGAGATAGAGCTTTTGATGTTGCTGAAGAACTCACTAAAGTTTTAGTAATAAACAGTGATGGACGTAATGTAGATATGCTTGATGAAGAAAATATTAGCGATATGGATGCCTTTATAGCGGTAGGTCCAAACTCAGAAACCAACATCATGTCTTGCTTGGTAGCCAAATCTAAGGAGGTTAAAAAAACCATAGCTTTGGTAGAAAATATGGATTATTTTGATCTTTCACACTCCATTGGTATAGATACGCTTATTAATAAAAAATTATTAGCAGCAAATAATATTTTTAGGTATATCCGCAGAGGAGAAGTGGTTGCCATGACCAAATTAAGTAACCTTAATGCAGAATTATTAGAGTTTGAGGTTAAAAAAACATCGGCAGTTTGCAATAAAGCTATTAAATCTATTGATTTTCCTAGAACAGCTATTATTGGAGGGGTAATAAGAAACGGAGTAGGTATGATAGCCTTAGGAAGCTTTGTAATTCAAGAAGGAGATAGGGTAGTAGTGTGCTGTTTATTAAAATCTATTAAGCGGGTTGAAAAATTATTCCTTTAG
- a CDS encoding acyl-CoA desaturase, giving the protein MTKQALSFSRTDSANFFRTLNKRVNNYFKENNIKRTGNWKLYTKAIFMFALFIAPVVIILTVRDLPGWSQALLMVVVGIGMAGVGMNVMHDANHGSFSSKKWVNKLMGSSIYILAGNDYNWKVQHNVLHHTYTNIQGHDEDIDAGRIIRFSKHAKWFKIHKYQRYYAFFLYGLLTVNWAITTDFTQTYDYLKRKLAYGKFPNPATQWTKLIIGKIVYYTVWIVLPLALGFPWWKVLIGFLIMHYTAGIILSVIFQLAHVMPNTDMPLPDENGNMKNTWAIHQLFTTSNFSPKSWLVGFYTGGLNRQVEHHLFANISHIHYKKIAKIVKETAQEFSLPYNEYKTFWKAVAEHYNQLKELGKKPSLA; this is encoded by the coding sequence ATGACAAAACAAGCACTTTCTTTTTCTAGAACAGATTCTGCAAATTTTTTTAGAACCCTAAATAAAAGAGTTAACAATTACTTTAAAGAGAACAATATTAAAAGAACTGGTAACTGGAAATTATACACTAAAGCAATTTTTATGTTTGCTTTATTTATTGCTCCAGTTGTTATAATTTTAACTGTTAGAGACTTACCTGGTTGGTCTCAAGCATTATTAATGGTTGTAGTTGGTATTGGAATGGCTGGTGTTGGTATGAACGTTATGCACGATGCTAACCACGGCTCATTTTCTAGTAAAAAATGGGTTAACAAATTAATGGGTAGTAGTATTTACATTTTAGCTGGAAATGATTACAACTGGAAAGTTCAACATAATGTTTTACACCATACATATACTAATATTCAAGGACATGATGAAGATATTGACGCTGGTAGAATTATTAGATTTTCAAAACATGCTAAATGGTTTAAAATTCATAAATATCAAAGATATTATGCTTTCTTTTTATATGGCTTATTAACTGTTAATTGGGCTATTACAACAGACTTTACCCAAACTTATGATTACCTAAAAAGAAAGTTAGCCTATGGTAAATTTCCAAATCCAGCCACACAATGGACCAAATTAATTATAGGAAAAATTGTGTATTATACAGTATGGATTGTTTTACCTCTTGCATTAGGTTTCCCTTGGTGGAAAGTGTTAATTGGTTTCCTAATTATGCACTATACTGCAGGTATTATTTTAAGCGTTATTTTTCAATTAGCACACGTTATGCCTAATACAGATATGCCGCTTCCTGATGAAAATGGAAACATGAAAAATACATGGGCAATTCACCAATTATTTACCACATCTAATTTTTCACCTAAAAGTTGGTTAGTAGGATTTTATACTGGAGGATTAAACAGGCAAGTAGAACACCATTTATTTGCAAATATTAGTCATATTCATTACAAAAAAATAGCAAAAATTGTTAAAGAAACTGCTCAAGAATTTAGCTTACCATATAACGAATACAAAACGTTTTGGAAAGCTGTTGCAGAACATTACAATCAATTAAAAGAGTTAGGAAAAAAACCTAGTTTAGCCTAA
- a CDS encoding porin family protein: MKQFFALTLLIFALQTTNAQLFKKEKVTYDANQGRGSTDNNLLRWGYFLGFSQYDFNFDYNEDLRDIYVKRNPGFNVGLIGNLRINSFLDLRLEPGLFITSRELYYAQSHFTTTTPSANDLTREIKSTYIHIPLLLKVSTKRINNFKPFIVGGFSTALNLSSNEDNPEDNSNGQFRTTKNSFFYELGFGIDLYLYNFKFTPSIRGVFGINDELVKDEDPNSPWTSNINSMKTRGVFVNFTFQ; the protein is encoded by the coding sequence ATGAAGCAGTTTTTTGCATTAACACTACTTATATTTGCATTACAAACCACTAATGCTCAGTTATTTAAAAAAGAAAAAGTAACCTATGATGCCAATCAAGGTAGAGGCTCTACAGACAATAATTTATTACGCTGGGGTTATTTTTTAGGGTTTAGTCAATATGATTTCAACTTTGATTATAACGAAGATTTACGTGATATTTATGTAAAAAGAAACCCTGGATTTAACGTAGGCCTAATTGGAAATTTACGCATTAATAGCTTTTTAGATTTGCGCTTAGAACCTGGTTTATTTATTACTAGCAGAGAATTATATTATGCCCAAAGTCATTTTACTACCACAACACCTTCTGCAAATGATTTAACTAGAGAAATAAAATCTACATACATTCATATACCGCTGCTTTTAAAGGTTTCAACTAAGCGTATTAATAACTTTAAACCTTTTATTGTTGGTGGATTTTCAACAGCTTTAAACCTTTCTAGTAACGAAGATAATCCTGAAGATAATAGTAACGGGCAATTTAGAACTACAAAAAATTCATTTTTCTATGAACTAGGTTTTGGTATAGATTTATACTTGTATAATTTTAAATTTACACCTTCAATACGAGGCGTATTTGGAATTAACGACGAACTTGTTAAAGACGAAGACCCCAATAGCCCTTGGACCAGTAATATTAACAGCATGAAAACCAGAGGGGTATTTGTTAATTTTACTTTTCAGTAG